In the genome of Solibacillus silvestris, one region contains:
- a CDS encoding regulator, which yields MLMTSDWVFILDEVDELNAMILSSEQAENLRLAKKAVYEDAELSAQIMAFQRLKDQYEDVQRFGKYHPDYNIIMKKIRTEKRLIDMNEQIAALKVAENDFQDLLDEISLLIGHSVSEAVKVPVSNPFFASSSSCGSGCGTGGGCSCSA from the coding sequence ATGCTCATGACTTCTGATTGGGTTTTTATTTTAGATGAGGTCGATGAATTAAATGCGATGATCCTTTCCTCTGAGCAAGCCGAAAACCTTCGTCTTGCGAAAAAGGCAGTCTACGAGGATGCGGAATTAAGCGCACAAATTATGGCCTTTCAACGATTAAAAGACCAATATGAGGATGTACAACGCTTTGGCAAATATCATCCTGATTACAATATAATTATGAAAAAAATTCGAACAGAAAAGCGTCTGATCGATATGAATGAACAAATCGCAGCACTGAAGGTCGCGGAAAATGATTTTCAGGATCTTCTCGATGAAATCAGCCTTCTCATTGGCCATTCCGTTTCGGAAGCTGTAAAAGTTCCGGTAAGCAATCCATTTTTCGCCAGCAGTTCTTCTTGTGGCAGTGGATGCGGTACAGGTGGCGGTTGTTCGTGTTCAGCTTAA